The region CAATTTCGCCAAATTTGTTGAATTCGTTTTTCACCGAGCCCAGCAGGCTCCAGACTTCGGACGAGCGACGTTCTATCGCCAGCGTCTTGAAGCCCATTTGCAGGCTGTTCAACATGGCGGCCAGGTTGGCCGGGCCGGTGATCATGACACGGCAGTCGTTCTGGATGGCTTCGACCAGGCCGGGGCGGCGGATCACCTCGGCAAACAGGCCTTCGGTGGGCAGGTACAGAATGGCAAAGTCGGTGGTGTGGGGTGGCGACACGTATTTGCTGACGATTTTTCTGGCCTCCAGCTTCATCGAGGTCTCGAACGCATTGCCAGCCTGGGCAATGGCCCCTTTGTCGGCGCTGTCATAAGCATCCATCAGGCGCTGGTAGTGCTCCACCGGGTATTTGGAGTCAATCGGCAGCCAGACCGGGTGCTCGTCCTGCTTGCCGGGCAGGCGGATGGCAAATTCCACCAGCTCGTTGCTGCCGGGCACGGTTTTGACGTTTTTGCCGTATTGGTCGATGGTCAGCACGTTTTCGATGATCGCGCCCAACTGCATTTCGCCCCAGGTGCCGCGTGATTTCACGTTGGTCATGACTCGTTTCAGGTCGCCGACACTGGCCGCCAGCGATTTCATTTCACCCAGGCCGTTTTGCACCTGCTCCAGTCGTTCGCTGACCAGTTTGAAGGATTCGCCCAGACGCTGCTCCAGCGTGGCGTGGAGTTTTTCGTCTACGGTGCGGCGCATTTCTTCCAGCTTGGTGGTGTTGTCCTGCTGAATCGCGGCCAGGCGCTCGTTGAGTGCCACGCGCAGTTGCTCGGCGCTTTGCTGGCTGCCTTGCACCAGGCCACTGAGCTGTTGTGACACTGATTCTTGCAGGGCCGAGAACTGGTGTTTGATCTGGTTGCTGTTGCTCTCCAACTGGTCTTTCAACGCGCCTGACATGACTCCGAGCTGGGTATTGATGTCGATTTTGAGGGACGTGAGTGTTTGGCGGGTGGTGTTGCTCAGGGTCTCAAAGCGTTCCTGAAGACGGGTCTCAAACCCGCCCAGGCGCTGCTCCAGCTTGCCCTCAAAACCCTGAAAAGCCGTGAGTAACTCGGTGCGGCCATGGCGCGACTCGGCCACGGTTTGCGTCAGCTTGTCGTCGATGGCCAGGCGCTGGGACTCCAGGCTGGCCGTGGTGGCTTGGGTGAAGCCGCGCATTTGCTGTGCCATGCCATCGAGTGCCCCCTCATTTTTGGCTACGGCTTGTAAGGTGGCACGGGCGGAATGCTCCAGCGCATCCAGCCGCAGCAGCAGTTCAGCCGGTGCTTGTGGCCTGGGCTTGCGCAGCAGCCACACCAGGTTCAGCAGGATAAGCACACACATGCCAAGGAGAAGAAGCTGGAGCAGAGTGTCTTGCATGGACAGATGGGGCGGGTGAGATGTGGATCGGTGAATCAGTGTTCAGACTGATATGAGGTATTCATATGGCTGTAGTACTTATGAAATAAGCGTAACTAGCTATAAATTGAATAGTAAAAAAGCCCTTTAAAAGGCAGCGTACTTTAAACCCAAAAACGCGCTGGCGCATCCCTCACTTTCGTGAGCAGATGCGCCAGCGCGTGGATCATGGCGGCTTGTGCCGCCTTTTAATCAGGGGCGGGCAGTTTAGCCTGCTGGCTTGTTTGCGGGCGGCCTTTGACAGGTTCTGGCGCGATGGATAAGGTTATTCAAATCAAGCCAGCGACCGAGGCCAACAGGTAGCCGATCAGGCAAGAGGTACTGACCCCAATCAGCCCAGGCAGGATGAAGCTGTGGTTGATCACATACTTGCCGATGTGTGTGGTGCCCGAGCGGTCAAATTGGATGGCAGCCAGGTCACTGGGGTAGGTGGGCAGGATGTAGTAGCCGTAAGAGGCTGCCGCAAAGGCCACGATGTAGCCGGGTGGCACACCAATGGCCAGACCCACCGGCACCATGGCACTGATGGCGGCAGCCTGTGAGTTCACCAGCTTCGATACCAGCAGCAAGGCAATGGCATAAGTCCAGGGTTGGGTTTTGACCAGTTCGGTCAGGGCGGCTTTGAGTGCGGGCAGGTTGGATTCAAACACGGTGTCGGCCATCCAGGCGATACCAAACACGGCGACGACCGCAATCATACCAGCGCGGAATACCTCGGTTTTGCCAATGGTGGAAGGGTCGGTTTTGGTGAACAAAATGATCAGCGCACCGGCCAACAGCATGAACATCTGGATGTTCAGCACCATGTTCAGTGGCTTGCCATCAATCAAGGGGCGCAGCCCAGGATAAGCACCCATGATGGCCACCACGGCAATCGCACCCAGGAAAATCCACATGGCCGTCCATTGGTCGCGGCTCAGGGTTTTGTTCATCAGCGTTGTGCTTTCGCCGTAGATGATTTGGCGTTGTGCCGGGTCAGCAATCCGTTGCTGGAATTCTTCGTCTTTGTCCAGATCTTTGCCGCGGAACCAGCTGAAGATGCCAATCATGAGCACCCCCGTCAGTGTGGATGGGATCGTGATCGACAGCACCTGAACAAAATCAATCACATGCTCACCCACCGGTGCTTTGGCCAGGAAAGCCACCAGCGACACCACCGCGACGGAGACCGGGCTGGCCAGAATACCCATCTGGCTTGAAATGGACGCGGCCGCCATCGGGCGTTCGGGGCGGATGTTGTTCTTGATGGCAATGTCATAAATGATGGGCAGCATGGTGTAAACCACATGGCCGGTACCACACATGATGGTCAGAAGGCAGGTGGTGAACGGTGCCAGGATCGATACATATCTGGGGTTGCGGCGCAGCAGTTTTTCTGCGCCTTTGAGCATCACCTCCAACCCGCCAGAGGCTTGCAGTGTGGCGGATGCCGCCACCACGGCAATGATGGTCAGCATCACGTCAACCGGTGGTTTACCAGGCTTCAGCCCAAAGACAAAGGTCATGATGACGATGCCAATGCCGCCTAACAAGCCTAGGGCAACGCCACCTTTTCGAGCGCCATAAAACAGGCAGATCAGAACCACTGTAAGTTGCAGAAAGATGTCCATAGTTAACTCCTTCAAGAAGACTTGATTGTATTTTTGACAAGGGTAAACCCTGGATAGGCATTCGCTGCTTGATTGACCTATATCAGAAAAGTGCCAAAAATTTCAGGATGCATATTTGAATATCATTATGTAAAAAATAAAGGGTGATAAGCATGCCCATCCAGCAGATGGACCTGGTGTCATTCACCGAGATGACACCAAGCTTGCCGGATTTTCCATTGCTCGCACCATTCGGGAAATTGTTCGGCGGGCATGGGCTTGGCAATGCCATAACCCTGGGCCATCCGGCAGCCTAGCTGAACCAAGGCTGCGCCGTGGGCCATGGTTTCCACGCCTTCGGCTATCACCCCCCGGTTGAACGACTTGGCCAACTGGACCACACTTTGCACAATGCTCAGGTCGTCCGGGTTGTCAAGCATGCCGCGGACAAAACTCTGGTCGATCTTGAGCAGGTTCACTGGCAGTTTGCGTAAATAGGTCAGTGACGAATAACCCGTACCAAAATCGTCCAGAGAAAACTGGATGCCCAATTCTCTGCAGCGCATCAAGGTGGTTACGGCCATGTCCATGTCGCGAATGGCCGCCGTTTCCAGGACTTCGAGTTCGATGTGGGACGGTGATACATCGGGTTGCTGTGCCAATGCTTGTTGCAACTGGGTATAAAAATTGTTGCTCAGCAGGTGGTTGGCACTGACGTTGGCGCTGACATGGAGGCTGTACCCCTGATGCTGCCAAATGGAGGCCTGCTTCAGCATGGTCTTGATGACCCATTCACCAATGGGGGTTTCCAGCGCACTGCCATCGATGTCTGGCAGGAACTGCGCGGGTGAAACCAGGCCGTGAACCGGGCTTTGCCAACGCAGCAGGGCCTCAACCCCCACAATGTCACCATTGATCAGGTCCACCTTGGGTTGGTAATACAGGACAAATTCATTCTGATCGAGTGCTTGGTGCAACTTTGCAAGATACAGGCGGTGCTGTTGGGCCTGACGGTTACTTTCTGGATCAAACAGGTGGAAGCGATTGCGCCCTTCTTCTTTGGCCAGATACATGGCCTGATCTGCATGGCGCAGCAAGGTGTCTGCATCTACCTGGTCATGCGGGTACAGACTGACACCCATGCTGGCAGTGATGCTGACGGGGGTGGCCCCCAGAACCACCGGAAGGTTTACTGCGGCGAGCACGCGCTTGAGCAATCGTTCACATTCCTGCAGGTCTGCAATGTCGGACAGCAGCAGGACAAACTCGTCTCCGCCCAGGCGCGCCAAGGTGTCGTCCGCACGCAAAATTTGTTGAAGATTGGCAGCCACGCCCACCAGCAATTGGTCACCTTGTGTTGGACTGTGTTTGTCGTTGATGACCTTGAATTCATCCAGATCGAGAAAACACACGGCCAAAGAACGACCAAGCCGGTTGGCACGGGTGATGGCCTGATCCAGCCGCCGCGAAAGCAGGTGCCGGTTGGGTGATCCGGTCAGTGGGTCATAGTGGGCAATGCGGTCCAGTGCGGCTTCTTGTGCCTTGATCTGGCTGATGTCCCAGAACACGCCAATGTAATGCTGGATGTTGCCTTGCGCATCAGGTACTGCTGAGATGGACAACATCTCAGGGTAAATTTCGCCGCACTTGCGTTTATTGAAAATTTCGCCGCGCCAGACTCCATGCGTGTGAATCGAGTGCCATATCTCTTCGTAGAAGTCTGGCCCGTGCCGCCCTGATGACAGCAGTCGGGGAGACTGCCCTTGCGCTTCGGATAGGGTGTAACCAGTAATCCGTGTAAAAGCCGGGTTGACGCGGGTGATGATCCGGTCAGGGCTGACCATCATGATGCCTTCGTAGCTGCTTTCAAATACGGTGGCCGCTTCCTTTTGTGCCAACTCTGCTTGTTTTCGCGCGGTGATGTCCTTTGAAATACCAAACAGTCCGACGACTTGTCCTTGGCTGTCTTTCACGGGCCCCTTGGTGACCAGGAAGGCCATGGGTTGAGCTCCGTGGCGGGTGACCGTTTCTTCATGGGTGTCGGTCTTGCCCGCAGCCATGATGGCTCGGTCGATGTTGATCAGGTTTTGGGCTGTTTCGGGTGGAAAAATGCTGCTGTCATCTTGGCCGATGATGGCCGTTGCTGCTTGACCAACCACTTGAGCGCCCGCGTCGTTGATCAGCAGATATCGGCCGGATATGTCTTTGACAAAAACGGCATCGGAGGTTCCTGACACCACCGCATTGAGCAGGGCACGCTGGGCATCCGCTCTGCTGAGCGAGTTGCGCAACATGTCGCTCAGAATGCTGACGGCCAGGCCATTGCTGATCAGGAAAACCCACTGCAGCCGGTCGAGGGCGCTGTTGATGACAAAGCTGTTGCGAGGTGGCAAAGCCATGTAAAGCACGATCACCGCGGAGACGGCTGTCGCCAGGATACCGGGCCAGATTCCTCCCAGCAAGGCGCTGATGATGATGGGCAGCATCAGCATGATCATCAAGGATTCGTTGCTGATGGTCTTGGAGATGGCGACCCACACCATCAGCAGGCTCAGGGGTAAAGCCACAGCAAAAACGTAGCTCGACCAGTGTGTTGACGTGCGGGAAATACTTCCTAAAGACAGGGCGTGTTCGCGTGCGTCTTTCAGAGATGCCGTTTGGTCTGGCACGGCTCTCAGGGCCATAAAAAACAGGGCGCTGGAAACCGTCACGTAAAAAATACCCTTGGCCGTGGAAAGCCAGACCATGGCGCTCACATCGGTGTAGCTTGTGAGTAGTTCATCGGATAAAAATATCCATGCGAGCGAAAGCATCGCATAGGCTGTAGTGGCTAATAGGACAAAGTGTGTTCGTGAATGCGTTCCCATGTTCCCCTGACATCAGAAGTAGCGCACATCATCAGCCCTTTTTGTGCATCGTTGGCTGAAATTTCCGGGGGTGAATGTGATTATTTTTTCAGTCCACAAGATGCACGGATAATTCAGGCCATGGATATTATTATGACTCTTCTGGATTTCATTTTGCACGTGGACAAACACCTTGAAGTGTTTGTCCAGTCCTATGGTGCCTGGGTGTATGCCTTGCTGTTTTTGATCATCTTTGTGGAAACGGGTGTGGTTGTCATGCCGTTTCTGCCGGGTGATTCGCTGCTCTTCGTGGTGGGCGCGATGTGTGGCGTCGGGCTGATGAGTTACCCGGTTTCAGTGGGCTTGCTGCTGGCGGCGGCCATTTTGGGCAACCAGTCCAACTACACCATTGGGCGCTTCTTTGGCCCCAAGGTGTTCCAGTGGGAGGATTCGCGCTGGTTCAACAAAAAGGCGTTTGATCAAGCCCACGCGTTTTACGAGAAATACGGCGGCATCACCATTGTGGCGGCACGCTTCATGCCGTTTTTGCGCACCTTTGCACCATTTGTGGCAGGTGTGGCGCAAATGACGCGCAGCCGGTTCAGCTTTTATGACGTGCTGGGTGGCACGCTGTGGGTGGGCGGCATCGTCACCGTGGGTTATTTCTTTGGCAATATCCCGTGGGTGAAGATGCACCTAGACAAAATCATCTGGGCGATGATTCTGATTCCAGGTTTGGTGGTGCTGTTTGGGGCCCTGAAGAGCCGCAAAAAGTCAGTTTAGTTATGGGGGGCGCTATTGCGCAACCCAGCCCCCATCCATGTTCCAGGCCACGCCGCGCACATTGTTGCCCGCAGGTGAGCAGAAGAACACCGCCAGTGCGCCCAGTTCTTCAGGGGTGGTGAATTGCATGGAGGGTTCTTTTTCACCCAGCAGCAGTTTTTGGGCTTCTTCGTTGGACAAACCCAGGGCAGCCGCCTTGGCATCCACCTGTTTTTGTACCAGCGGTGTCAGTACCCAGCCGGGGCAGATGGCATTGCAGGTGACACCGGTGCTGGCATTCTCCAGTGCGGTGACTTTGGTCAAACCGACCACGCCATGTTTGGCGGCCACATAGGCTGATTTTTCTGCTGAGGCCACCAGTCCGTGAACCGAGGCTACATTGATGATGCGGCCCCAGCCAGCAGCCTGCATGGCGGGCAAAGCCAGGCGAGTGGCGTGAAACGCGCTGCTCAGGTTGATGGCGATGATGGCATCCCAACGCTCCGGTGGAAAATTTTCAACGCGGGCCACATGTTGGATACCGGCGTTGTTGACCAGAATATCGACCCGGCCAAATTGTTCTGCCGCAAAAGTGAGCATGGCTTCAATCTCGGCGGGTTGGCTCATGTCGGCACCATGGTAGGCCACCCGGGCACCGAGTGCGGCCACTTCGGCTTTGGGGCCGTCCACATCGCCAAAACCATTGAGTACGATGTTGGCCCCCTGTGCGGCCAAAGCTTTTGCAATACCAAGGCCAATGCCGCTGGTGGAACCGGTGACAAGTGCTGTTTTACCTTTGAGCATGAGTGTTTTCCTTGAGAAAAATAAATGAAACATTCGGCGGTGCGAAAGCCTTGAGCAAAGTTTGAATTAGGATGCTGCCATGCGCCTGACACCTGTCAGCCGCTGACCACCGCATTTCATTATCTCGCCTGTCTTTGGATTGTTTGCTCCATGTTTGAACCCACACTCGAATTTGTCCAGTGCCCTGATCCACAGGGTGGACACCGCATGGCCTACTGGCAGTGGGGCCAGCCCGACAGTGCCCACGTGCTGCTGTGTGTGCATGGCCTGACGCGCCAGGGGCGAGACTTTGATGTACTCGCACAAGCCTTGTGCCAGCGTGCGGCAGCGCTTGGCCAAAGCCTTCGGGTGGTATGCCCGGACGTGGTCGGGCGCGGCAGGAGTGACTGGCTGAAAGACCCGGCGCTTTACCAACTGCCCACTTATGCTGCCGATATGTTGGCACTGATGCAGCAGCTTCATGCTAGTACGGTGGATTGGCTCGGAACCAGCATGGGGGGCTTGATTGGCATGCTGGTGGCCAGTTTGCCCGAGCCACCGGCCTTTGCCAAAATACGCCGTCTGATCCTCAACGATGTGGGCCCGGCGCTTGAATGGCAGGCGTTGCAACGTATTGGCCAGTACCTTGGTCAAACCGGTGTGTTTGAGTCAGAACAGCAGGCGGCAGCTGCCTTGTGGGCCATTTCCAGCAGTTTTGGCCCGCATACGCCTGAGCAGTGGATGGCGCTGACCCGTCCCTTGCTGAAGCCTTTGGGTGACGGCAGTGGACACCTCACCTTGCATTACGACCCGGCCATAGCCGAACCGTTCAAAGCCATCACGCCAGAGTCTGCCGCACAAGGCGAAGCCTTTCTGTGGCAAGCCTATGACCAAATCACGGCCCAAACCTTGCTGACGCGCGGCGCTGATTCTGACTTGCTGTCCCCCCAGACCGCACGAGCCATGACCGAGCGTGGCCCCCAAGCCCGCTTGCTTGAATTTGCAGGTGTGGGGCACGCGCCCACTTTTGTTGCTGACTATCAGGTTCAGGCCGTGATGTCATTTTTATTGGATGCAAGTTTGAGCCCGTCCTGATGAAAAGCCTCTACATCGCCGATCCATCCAACGCCACCCCACATGCTTCTGAAAAAGCGGTATTGCCCGTGGTGGCTGCCACAGCACACAGCTTGCCCGAACAAACGAATGCCTTGGTACGTGCGCGCGCGTTTGCCGAACCCCTGCTGGCCAGCGAATCTCTGGACACCGGCGAAAACATCCTGGCCCACAGCGATGCGGTGGCCGCTATCTTGCGCGGGATTGGCGGCTCTGAAGCCATGCAAGCAGCAGGCTACCTGGTATATGCCTGCGACCACCTGAACAAACCCCAGGAAGTGATTGCCAAAGCCTTTGGTGACAACTTTGCAGCATTGGCCATAGAAACCACCAAACTGGTGCGGGTGCAGCGACACGCCCGCCAAACCCGCTTGGCGGGTGATGCGCCGTCCAATGCCATGGCGCAGACCGCTGCGGTGCAGACCGAAAACGTGCGCAAAATGTTGCTGGCTTTTTCACGTGATTTACGTGTGGTGATGCTGCGACTGGCCTCCCGTCTGCAAACCTTGCGTTATTTTGCAGCGACCAAACGCCCCATTCCCGACGGCCTGGCGGCCGAAGCCTTGCACGTGTTTGCCCCGCTGGCGAATCGACTGGGCATCTGGGAGCTGAAATGGGAGATGGAGGACCTGGCTTTCCGCTTTCTGGAGCCCGATACTTACAAACAGGTAGCCAAGTTGCTGGATGAAAAGCGTGTGGAGCGCGAAGTCTCGGTCGAGCGGATGCGAGCCCAGCTTGAACAGGATTTGAATGCCCATGGCATTGCTGCCAAGGTTTCGGGTCGACCGAAGCACATTTACAGCATTGTGAAAAAAATGCGTGGTAAATCTCTGGGGTTTGAACAGGTGTTTGATGTGCGGGCCATGCGTGTAGTGGTGTCGAATGTGCCAGATTGTTACGGCGCACTAAGCTGGGTGCACAGCCACTTCAACGCCATTGCAGAAGAATTTGACGACTACATTGCAAAACCCAAAGTCAACGGCTACCAGTCCTTGCACACCGTGGTGCGTGATGCCAATGGCCAGCCCACCGAGATTCAAATCCGTACCCAGGACATGCATGAGCATGCTGAAAACGGTGTCGCCGCGCATTGGGCCTACAAGGAGGCGGGGGCCAAAGGTTACGCCGGTGTTTCAGCCAGTGGTGACTATGACAACAAGATTGCGGTGCTGCGCCAGTTGTTGGCCTGGCAGCGTGACCTCTCCAGCAGTCCGAATCAACCGGTGTTGGATGACCACATCTATGTGCTCACGCCCGATGCCGCCATCATTGAGTTGCCACAAGGCGCTACCGCAGTGGACTTTGCCTACAGCGTGCATACCAGTCTGGGCCACCGCTGCCGGGGGGCACGCCTGGACGGTGTCATGGTGCCCCTGCAAACCCCTCTGAAAAATGGTCAGACGGTGGAAATCACCACGGTCAAAGAAGGTGGGCCTTCGCGTGACTGGCTGAACCTGGAACTCGGCTATCTTGTGAGTCACCGCGCCAAAACCAAGGTACGCGCCTGGTTCAACGCTCTGGCCATTGCCGAGACCACCGCCAAAGGCCGTGAAACGGTTGAAAAATTGTTGCAGCGGGAAGGCAAAACCGCCATCAAACTCGAAGACCTGGCGACACAGCTTGGCTTTGCCTCGGCGGATGCTTTGTTTGAGTCGGTGGGCAAAGATGAATTTTCCCTGCGCACCATCGAGCAACTTCTTCGGCCCAACGAACCGGCCCAGTTTGATGCCGAGGCCCCGTTGATCCGTAAGCCACGCAGCGGTGATAACCCCCGTAAGGGTGGCTTGCTGGTGGTGGGGGTGGACTCGCTCATGACCCAAATGGCCAAGTGCTGCAAACCGGCTCCTCCCGATGCCATCGTTGGTTTTGTCACGCGCGGCAAGGGTGTGAGTGTGCACCGCGCCGATTGCAGTAATCTGGCCGAGATGGTGGCCAAAAATGGGGAGCGCCTGATTGATGTCGAATGGGGTTTGAATCAGGCCGCCACGGGTTCGGTCTATCCGGTGGATGTGGCGGTGCAGGCACGGGATCGCACCGGCTTGTTGCGTGACATATCCGAAGTGTTCACCAAAGAAAAGATGAATGTGATCGGGGTACAAACCCAGTCCATCAAAGGTATTGCCTGGATGACCTTCACCGTGGAGGTGTCCGATTCCGGCCGCCTGAACAAGGTGCTCGGCCTGGTGGCCGAATTGCCCGGTGTGAAATCCGCACGTCGCAAGTAAAAACAGCCTCTGGCGCACGTATAACAAGCGCAAGCAGCTATATATTTTGTAGTAAATATTTTCCACGCCCGTATGACCCACACCTTTCTCTGGCACGACTACGAAACCTTTGGCATCCAGACCCGGCGTGCCCGCCCGGCCCAGTTTGCTGCCATCCGCACCGATGCCGAGCTGAACCAGATCGGCGAGCCGATCATGCTGTACTGCCAGCCGGCCAATGACTTCTTGCCCGAGCCCCAGTCTTGCCTGATCACCGGCATCACCCCGCAGGAGTGTCTGGCCAAAGGCCTGCCCGAGCACCAGTTTGCCGCCCAGATTGAGCAAGCCTTGGCCTGGCCCGGCACCGTCGGCGTGGGCTACAACACCATCCGGTTCGACGACGAAATCACCCGCTTCATGTTCTGGCGCAACCTGATCGACCCCTACGCCCGTGAGTGGCAAAACGACTGTGGCCGCTGGGATTTGCTCGACGTGGTGCGCACCGCCTATGCCTTGCGCCCCGAGGGCATCCAGTGGCCGGTGAATGCCGAGGGCAAACCCAGCTTCAAGCTCACCGACCTGACCGCCGCCAACGGCCTGGCGCACGAGTCCGCCCACGATGCCTTGAGCGACGTACATGCCACCATCGCCCTGGCGCGGCTGATCAAAACCGCCCAGCCCAAGCTGTTTGACTTCTGCTTCGGTCTGCACAAAAAAGACCGCGTGCTGGCCGAGCTGGGCTTGCCCGCCACCCTGAGCCACGCCAAACCGTTTGTCCACATCTCCGGCATGTTCGCGCCCGAACGCGGCTGTGTCGCCCTGATGTGGCCGTTGGCCATGCACCCAGGCAACAAAAACGAGCTGCTGGCCTGGGACTTGGCGTTTGACCCGAGCGAGTTGGCCAGCCTGAATGTGGATCAGATTCGCCTGCGCCTGTTCAGCAAAACCGCTGACTTGCCGCAAGGTATGAGCCGCTTGCCGGTCAAATCGGTGCACCTGAACAAATCCCCCATGGTGATGGGCAACCTGAAAGTGCTCAGCCCGGCCATGGCCGAGCGTTGGGGCGTGGACGTGGCCGCGCAACTGCAGCACGCAGCCCGGGCGCGTGACCTGCCCGACATGAGCGCCATCTGGGCCGAGGTGTTCAAGCGCGAAGCCGCTGGCCCGGTTGACCCCGATGAAGATTTGTACGGTGGTTTTGTCAGCAACGCCGACCGCCGCCGCCTCAACGACTTGCGCCAGCGCAGCCCGCAAGAGCTGGCCACCGCTCGCCCGTCCTTTGAGGACGCACGTCTGGCTGAATTGTTGTGGCGCTATCGCGCCCGCAACTTCCCCGCCAGCCTGAGCCCCGAAGAACAGCAGCGCTGGGAAACCCACCGCGCCACCCAGTTGTATGAAGGCGGTGACGGCCGCCTGACTATCGACCAGTTCTTTGAAGAAGTTGACAAACTGGCAGAAACCGCCGACGAACGCGGCGAAGCCATTCTGGGGGCGTTGGTGGACTATGTGGAATCGATGGCCCCGGAGCCGCAATAGGTGTGAGTTCAGACTTCCTGATCCGGTGTCGGCAACAGCTTGATATTCAGGAATTGACAATGGCACTTGTAGGAGCGGCGCAAGCCACGATTGACACTCGCCGATGTTCCTACAACGCCCGGATAAGCAGACACTTGACGTAGCGGAGAACCGCGACAGCGCTGTATAGCTTGGTTTTATATGATGAATTGGCCGCCAGCGCTTATTCTGCAAGCGCAAGAAGCTATTGAGTTTGTAGCGTTTTGGCCTGCTTGAGCGCAGGGTGCAAGAGCCAGGTTGGCCACAAGAGCGAGGGCCGCAGTGAGCGATGGGCTGGAATCAGCAGGGGGTTTGTACGCTGTCAAAGGGCCGGCGGGGGCCGTGTTGTACAGCCGCGAACACCAAGCCCTGCGTGGCTTCAAACTGGTTCGGTTTTGCGCGTGCGCAGGATGGTTTGCCAGCAGATTTGAGCGGGTGTCCCGTTATGATCTGATGCCATCAACGGGGAAAGGCTTTTAATCCCCGATCACCACCGTCTACACAGGCGGTTCAGTCCAACATGGTTTATCTGCCGCGGGAGGTGTTTATGGTTTCTTCGAGCATTGCTGCGCGGCGGATAAACACTGATCGTTAGAGCGCATCATGCGATCGCCTGCCGAATTTCTCGCGCCGAATCGACATGGTTTCGAGGCCGACCCATTCGGCTACGCCGGACTTGCGTGGACGCGGTGGGCCATCGCCCAGAACGTCGCAGGGTTCAACGTTGATCCGGAGAAGCCCCCGACAAGCCAAGATTTGAAATCTCCAATACTCTGGCTGTCACACGCGCATGCGCTATCAGAGGCGGCAGCGAATGTCATTCGAGGTGAGCCGAATTTGGCGCATTTGCCGGTATTCACAAAGGGCGTGTGCCACAGCCAGTACTTTGCGGTGGGTCTGATGCTCGTGGGTTACAGCCTTGAAATCTGCTTAAAAGGCATGTTGATCCTGCGCAAGGGCATTGACACCTACACGGCAGATGAGCGGACGCACAAGCACCACGACTTGGTGCGGCTCGCTGAGTTCGTTCCTGACTTGGACGAGAAAGACAAGGCGACCTTGCGGCTGCTAACGTACTACCTCGTTTGGGCGGGTCGCTACCCAGATCCGGGTTCGGGCCGCGAAGATCAAACTCAAACCATCTTCGCTCTTTCGGAGCGTCATCAGATCGCGGGCAAGGACTTGTTTGCCTTAGCTGCACGTGTGATGGGTTACGTGCGCACTGTCGTAGGCTAGGGGCGTAAATGCGTTCTAACTTTTCAATCGACGCGGACCCACAACAGCAGGAGTCGGCTTCGCCGCGAGTGTTGCTGGTTCGGTCATTTTTGCGATGGACAAGCACCTCCGCATCGTTGTGGCGACTGCCGAATGGAATTTGAGTGCTGGCATGCGACAGCTCAACGGTGTCTACACCCAGCGGCACAACCGCGCCCATGGCCGTGTGGTGCTGCATGTGTTTCAGGGGTGCTTCAAGGCGGTCATCGTGCAGCGCGAGTCCTATCTGCTTGAGCTGGTGCGCTATGTTGTCCTCAATGCAAGACCTTGCCCCAAAGCCGTGCACTTGATCCATCGTGCTTGCTATGTATTTAAGA is a window of Rhodoferax lithotrophicus DNA encoding:
- the rmuC gene encoding DNA recombination protein RmuC; translated protein: MQDTLLQLLLLGMCVLILLNLVWLLRKPRPQAPAELLLRLDALEHSARATLQAVAKNEGALDGMAQQMRGFTQATTASLESQRLAIDDKLTQTVAESRHGRTELLTAFQGFEGKLEQRLGGFETRLQERFETLSNTTRQTLTSLKIDINTQLGVMSGALKDQLESNSNQIKHQFSALQESVSQQLSGLVQGSQQSAEQLRVALNERLAAIQQDNTTKLEEMRRTVDEKLHATLEQRLGESFKLVSERLEQVQNGLGEMKSLAASVGDLKRVMTNVKSRGTWGEMQLGAIIENVLTIDQYGKNVKTVPGSNELVEFAIRLPGKQDEHPVWLPIDSKYPVEHYQRLMDAYDSADKGAIAQAGNAFETSMKLEARKIVSKYVSPPHTTDFAILYLPTEGLFAEVIRRPGLVEAIQNDCRVMITGPANLAAMLNSLQMGFKTLAIERRSSEVWSLLGSVKNEFNKFGEIVEATKKSIDTAAAKFNEVGVRTRAIQRKLRDVEELPAPLDPTQPASLLETFDNE
- a CDS encoding anaerobic C4-dicarboxylate transporter, which encodes MDIFLQLTVVLICLFYGARKGGVALGLLGGIGIVIMTFVFGLKPGKPPVDVMLTIIAVVAASATLQASGGLEVMLKGAEKLLRRNPRYVSILAPFTTCLLTIMCGTGHVVYTMLPIIYDIAIKNNIRPERPMAAASISSQMGILASPVSVAVVSLVAFLAKAPVGEHVIDFVQVLSITIPSTLTGVLMIGIFSWFRGKDLDKDEEFQQRIADPAQRQIIYGESTTLMNKTLSRDQWTAMWIFLGAIAVVAIMGAYPGLRPLIDGKPLNMVLNIQMFMLLAGALIILFTKTDPSTIGKTEVFRAGMIAVVAVFGIAWMADTVFESNLPALKAALTELVKTQPWTYAIALLLVSKLVNSQAAAISAMVPVGLAIGVPPGYIVAFAAASYGYYILPTYPSDLAAIQFDRSGTTHIGKYVINHSFILPGLIGVSTSCLIGYLLASVAGLI
- a CDS encoding EAL domain-containing protein, whose product is MLSLAWIFLSDELLTSYTDVSAMVWLSTAKGIFYVTVSSALFFMALRAVPDQTASLKDAREHALSLGSISRTSTHWSSYVFAVALPLSLLMVWVAISKTISNESLMIMLMLPIIISALLGGIWPGILATAVSAVIVLYMALPPRNSFVINSALDRLQWVFLISNGLAVSILSDMLRNSLSRADAQRALLNAVVSGTSDAVFVKDISGRYLLINDAGAQVVGQAATAIIGQDDSSIFPPETAQNLINIDRAIMAAGKTDTHEETVTRHGAQPMAFLVTKGPVKDSQGQVVGLFGISKDITARKQAELAQKEAATVFESSYEGIMMVSPDRIITRVNPAFTRITGYTLSEAQGQSPRLLSSGRHGPDFYEEIWHSIHTHGVWRGEIFNKRKCGEIYPEMLSISAVPDAQGNIQHYIGVFWDISQIKAQEAALDRIAHYDPLTGSPNRHLLSRRLDQAITRANRLGRSLAVCFLDLDEFKVINDKHSPTQGDQLLVGVAANLQQILRADDTLARLGGDEFVLLLSDIADLQECERLLKRVLAAVNLPVVLGATPVSITASMGVSLYPHDQVDADTLLRHADQAMYLAKEEGRNRFHLFDPESNRQAQQHRLYLAKLHQALDQNEFVLYYQPKVDLINGDIVGVEALLRWQSPVHGLVSPAQFLPDIDGSALETPIGEWVIKTMLKQASIWQHQGYSLHVSANVSANHLLSNNFYTQLQQALAQQPDVSPSHIELEVLETAAIRDMDMAVTTLMRCRELGIQFSLDDFGTGYSSLTYLRKLPVNLLKIDQSFVRGMLDNPDDLSIVQSVVQLAKSFNRGVIAEGVETMAHGAALVQLGCRMAQGYGIAKPMPAEQFPEWCEQWKIRQAWCHLGE
- a CDS encoding VTT domain-containing protein, producing the protein MDIIMTLLDFILHVDKHLEVFVQSYGAWVYALLFLIIFVETGVVVMPFLPGDSLLFVVGAMCGVGLMSYPVSVGLLLAAAILGNQSNYTIGRFFGPKVFQWEDSRWFNKKAFDQAHAFYEKYGGITIVAARFMPFLRTFAPFVAGVAQMTRSRFSFYDVLGGTLWVGGIVTVGYFFGNIPWVKMHLDKIIWAMILIPGLVVLFGALKSRKKSV